From a single Miscanthus floridulus cultivar M001 chromosome 8, ASM1932011v1, whole genome shotgun sequence genomic region:
- the LOC136468448 gene encoding aspartic proteinase nepenthesin-2-like: protein MGRSFRPIVPVAAVVFALLVVVPPPLAMSAGARSRPSSRVGPGGSSNSVKRGAKIIDKLLKKFTEKGRKELVDKSADSAPLFVFNLTVGTSSPPQNIPGVLDINSQLVWSQCSPCSPCLPAPAPAFEPDRSSTFARLPCGSQTCQKVLNDTCSGNAAGDDRCNYTYMSESTNTTGYLANDTFTFGDTPVPGLVFGCSDAFLQGNLSGASGSFGLSRNPLSLVSQLQLSWFSYFLASDDDESDDSSRIQFGGDAAPPQTKNSRSTPLLNSTLYPDLYSVKLTGVRVDGNDLAADIPAGTFDFQANGSGGVFLSTTNPLTVLEQAAYDAVRKAIAGSITAAQPVDGSAIGLDLCYTMQSLKSVTIPKLALVFDGDDAVMDLKRYNYLFADNDTGLECLSIMPYTGLSLLGSLVQTGIEMTYDIDNARLIFDTTAAQTTAAASPAAHSLATMMLLYHLAVWVVLF, encoded by the coding sequence ATGGGCCGGAGCTTCCGGCCGATAGTGCCAGTGGCAGCAGTAGTGTTTGCGCTCCTGGTCGTcgtgccgccgccgctcgccatgTCCGCCGGCGCCCGTTCACGTCCGTCGTCGAGGGTCGGTCCTGGAGGTTCCTCCAATAGCGTGAAGAGGGGAGCGAAAATAATCGACAAGCTGTTGAAGAAATTCACGGAAAAAGGCCGCAAAGAACTGGTGGACAAATCCGCCGACAGCGCTCCCCTCTTCGTCTTCAACCTCACCGTCGGTACATCCTCCCCGCCGCAGAACATACCCGGCGTCCTGGACATCAACAGCCAGCTGGTCTGGTCTCAGTGCTCGCCCTGCAGCCCCTGcctgccggcgccggcgcccgccTTCGAGCCGGACAGGTCGTCCACCTTCGCGAGGCTTCCCTGCGGTAGCCAGACGTGCCAGAAAGTGCTCAACGACACTTGCTCCGGCAACGCCGCCGGCGACGACCGCTGCAACTACACATATATGTCCGAGAGCACCAACACGACGGGGTACCTCGCCAACGACACCTTCACGTTCGGCGACACTCCCGTCCCCGGCTTGGTGTTTGGCTGCAGCGATGCTTTTCTGCAGGGGAACTTGTCCGGCGCGTCCGGCAGCTTCGGCTTAAGCCGGAATCCACTGTCGCTGGTGTCGCAGCTGCAGCTCTCCTGGTTCTCCTACTTCTTGGCGTCGGACGACGACGAGTCCGACGACAGCAGCCGGATCCAGTTCGGCGGCGACGCCGCGCCGCCGCAGACGAAGAACAGCCGTTCTACTCCCCTCCTCAACAGCACCCTATACCCTGACCTGTACTCCGTCAAGCTCACCGGCGTAAGAGTCGACGGCAACGACCTCGCCGCCGACATCCCAGCCGGGACGTTCGACTTCCAGGCCAACGGGTCCGGCGGGGTGTTCCTGAGCACGACCAACCCGCTCACAGTCCTCGAACAGGCGGCGTACGACGCCGTGAGGAAGGCGATAGCCGGCAGCATCACGGCGGCGCAGCCGGTCGACGGCTCGGCGATCGGGCTCGACCTGTGCTACACGATGCAGTCCCTGAAGAGCGTGACGATCCCGAAGCTCGCGCTGGTGTTCGACGGCGATGACGCGGTGATGGACCTCAAGAGGTACAACTACTTGTTCGCCGACAACGACACTGGCCTGGAATGCCTGAGCATCATGCCGTACACGGGCCTGTCACTCCTGGGAAGCCTTGTGCAGACAGGCATAGAGATGACCTACGACATTGACAACGCACGGCTAATCTTCGACACCACAGCGGCACAGACGACGGCTGCTGCATCACCGGCGGCGCACTCCCTGGCGACGATGATGCTACTCTATCACTTGGCAGTATGGGTGGTGCTGTTCTAG